The genomic region GCCCCGAGCTCGCGCATCTCGCCGAGCACGGCGACGGTGCGGCGCACCGCGGGGTCGGCGCCGATCGAGGCCAGCGCGTCGAGCGCGGCGCGCATCGACTCGGGGTTGGCGTTGTAGGAGTCGTTGAGCACCGTGACGCCGCTGGGCAGCTCGCTGAGCTCCATGCGCCACTGCGACAGCGACGCGACCTGGCCCAGCGCCGCGCCGACCTCCTCGACGCCCAGCCCCGCGGCGACGGCGGCAGCGGCCGCGGCGGCCGCGTTGAGCGCCTGGTGGGCGCCCACCAGCTGCAGCGTGACCGGCACCCGCGACCGCGCGGTGACCAGGGCGAAGGACGGGCGGCCGAGCCGGTCGAGCGCCAGCTCCTCCACGCGTACGTCGGCGGCCTGCTGCGCCCCGAACGTGACCACCCGGCCGCGGGTGCGCGCGGCCATCGCGGCGACCCGCTCGTCGTCGGCGTTGAGCACCGCGGTGCCGTCGGCGTCGAGCGCCTCGACGAGCTCGCCCTTGGCCTCGGCGATGGCCTCGCGGGAGCCGAACTCGCCCAGGTGCGCCTGCCCCACGTTGAGGACCAGCGAGACGTCGGGGCGCACCAGGGCCGCCAGCTCGGCGATGTGGCCCCGGCCGCGGGCGCCGAGCTCGAGCACCAGGTAGCGGGTGCCGGTCTCGACGCGCAGCGCGGTCAGCGGCATCCCCAGCTCGTTGTTGAAGGAGCCACGGGTGGCGACCGTCGGCGCCGCCTGCGCGAGCACCGCACCGAGGAGGTCCTTGGTCGA from Nocardioides salarius harbors:
- a CDS encoding UDP-N-acetylmuramoyl-tripeptide--D-alanyl-D-alanine ligase; this translates as MIALRLAEIAAVVDGEVVGDADVVVDGPVVIDGREATAGSLFAAFVGEHVDGHEHAEQAGQRGAVAVLGSRPTGLPTVVVDDPRLALQRLAAHVVEQVRAAGGLTVVGITGSQGKTSTKDLLGAVLAQAAPTVATRGSFNNELGMPLTALRVETGTRYLVLELGARGRGHIAELAALVRPDVSLVLNVGQAHLGEFGSREAIAEAKGELVEALDADGTAVLNADDERVAAMAARTRGRVVTFGAQQAADVRVEELALDRLGRPSFALVTARSRVPVTLQLVGAHQALNAAAAAAAAVAAGLGVEEVGAALGQVASLSQWRMELSELPSGVTVLNDSYNANPESMRAALDALASIGADPAVRRTVAVLGEMRELGATSHDEHRGVGSHAAERGVDVVVVVGEAARGIHDGAGERGLLLADNAAATAWLAEHLTEGDAVLFKASRGARLDEVAASLQ